The Litoribacterium kuwaitense genome has a segment encoding these proteins:
- a CDS encoding YecA family protein — MSVKRNDPCPCGSGQKYKKCCQAKVTYIGEMHTDKLWNLYDELIMFYNHLIEETKSFFSKEVNEEIPDLIVEQHVIAQFFYETNDPRGRRTMLKEYIEEQCKTVPMVPSVRQIFKNWAHVSPMLLKLEEAKGNDVYEAIDYFSTEPFSVKIVEREVPPLEDGVLYFGNMLSFGDTLVSFAFDLMLPLEPSEPMLRVLEEMMDQVNTYSANVYMKNNYEAVVSLIFAEMDGIVGNEELEWEDEAHENVAELYIAACKYFFAGADADGSLGASLWHSFCETYHPNVRKPEKYAAGLHYFINSIYLEPTTAPTRRNSLNFMRRVPQVFRKYRGH; from the coding sequence ATGAGTGTGAAGCGGAATGACCCTTGTCCTTGTGGCAGTGGTCAGAAATATAAAAAGTGTTGTCAAGCCAAGGTGACGTATATTGGTGAGATGCATACGGATAAGCTGTGGAACTTGTACGATGAGTTAATCATGTTTTACAATCATTTGATTGAAGAGACGAAGTCGTTTTTCTCGAAAGAAGTGAATGAGGAGATTCCTGATCTCATCGTCGAGCAGCATGTCATTGCGCAGTTTTTCTATGAAACGAATGATCCGCGGGGGCGGAGAACGATGCTGAAGGAATATATTGAGGAGCAGTGTAAAACGGTTCCGATGGTGCCGTCAGTGCGCCAGATCTTTAAAAACTGGGCGCACGTGTCGCCGATGTTGTTGAAGCTTGAAGAGGCGAAGGGAAACGATGTATATGAGGCGATCGACTATTTTTCGACGGAGCCGTTTTCGGTCAAAATCGTTGAGCGTGAAGTACCGCCTTTAGAGGACGGTGTCCTTTATTTCGGCAATATGCTGTCGTTTGGCGATACATTGGTCAGCTTTGCTTTTGATCTTATGCTTCCGTTAGAGCCGTCTGAGCCGATGCTTAGGGTGCTTGAAGAGATGATGGATCAGGTGAATACATATTCGGCAAACGTTTATATGAAGAACAACTATGAAGCCGTCGTTTCGCTCATCTTTGCGGAGATGGATGGTATCGTAGGCAACGAGGAGCTTGAATGGGAAGATGAGGCGCATGAAAACGTGGCAGAGCTTTATATTGCGGCATGTAAATACTTTTTTGCGGGTGCTGATGCAGATGGGTCACTTGGCGCATCACTCTGGCATTCGTTTTGTGAAACGTATCATCCAAACGTGCGCAAGCCGGAGAAATATGCCGCTGGGCTTCATTATTTCATAAACAGTATATATCTTGAGCCGACGACTGCCCCGACCAGGCGGAACTCGCTGAATTTTATGAGACGAGTGCCTCAGGTGTTTCGGAAGTATCGCGGACATTAA
- a CDS encoding MBL fold metallo-hydrolase, translating into MKESYGKDYKWIPATSVASGQGVEVMPDVYCYVTQIVNVVMIGRPKRSEFVLIDAGTPGAGKALIEAAEERFGQEAKPRAVILTHGHFDHVGGVMELIDKWDVPVYAHPQELPFLTGDTAYPEPDSTVEGGMLAKVARYFPNEPIQLHDHVQPLPARGEVPGLPDFRWVHTPGHTPGHISLYRAADGLLIAGDAFITVRQDELFDVVTQKKEITGPPRYFTTDWQAAARSVEDLAALSPAVAVTGHGPVVHGDELTEGLDKLVRHFDDLTLPDFGKYVDGEDDEAPFQ; encoded by the coding sequence ATGAAGGAATCATACGGGAAAGACTACAAATGGATTCCGGCGACGTCCGTCGCAAGCGGGCAAGGTGTCGAAGTGATGCCGGATGTGTATTGTTATGTGACGCAGATCGTGAATGTCGTCATGATTGGTCGCCCGAAGCGCAGTGAGTTTGTCCTCATTGATGCAGGTACGCCGGGAGCTGGGAAAGCACTGATCGAAGCGGCGGAAGAACGGTTCGGGCAAGAGGCAAAGCCAAGGGCGGTCATTTTAACGCACGGTCATTTCGACCACGTCGGCGGTGTCATGGAGCTGATCGACAAGTGGGACGTGCCTGTCTATGCGCATCCGCAGGAGCTGCCATTTTTAACGGGGGATACGGCATATCCCGAGCCGGATTCGACCGTGGAGGGTGGCATGCTTGCGAAGGTGGCTCGTTATTTTCCAAATGAGCCGATTCAGCTGCATGATCACGTCCAGCCGTTGCCAGCGCGTGGAGAAGTGCCGGGACTTCCTGATTTTCGCTGGGTGCATACGCCTGGACACACACCGGGTCACATCTCACTTTATCGGGCGGCGGACGGCTTGCTTATTGCGGGTGATGCATTTATTACTGTACGTCAAGACGAGCTGTTTGACGTGGTGACGCAGAAAAAAGAAATCACTGGGCCACCGCGCTATTTTACGACCGATTGGCAGGCGGCGGCACGCTCGGTCGAGGATTTGGCGGCGCTGTCGCCTGCGGTGGCAGTCACTGGACACGGACCGGTCGTTCACGGCGATGAGCTGACGGAAGGGCTGGACAAGCTCGTCCGCCATTTTGATGACCTCACCTTGCCTGATTTCGGCAAATACGTTGATGGTGAAGATGACGAAGCGCCATTTCAATAA
- a CDS encoding mechanosensitive ion channel family protein gives MQDVWNGFVEHVVNAPWVDIGVAIVIFFLFLLFRKIFTQYIFKLIVKLSRKTPTDVFTQLLLSFERPFHWLWVIVGTYLAFTYLPYPITNHPFVQHTYVSFLIALVGWGLYRFSSQNATFLQRLAQKTDLDEDSMLIPFVSKVLRFMVIALTIVSIIGEWGIQIGAFIAGLGLGGLAFALAAQETVANFFGGIVIITERPFKKGDWIQTPTVEGTVEDITFRSTKVRTFADALEVVPNATISKEPITNWSEMSMRRVFFTLGVRHRTSRGQLEHCLEDIRQLLRSHDGIVSHNFLVYFDKFTDNSYELYIYYFTKTTVWAEWFAIKEEVNLELMSILENAGVTIAAPIRVLEHNDAPQADAEQELHERKPYKNTNPMPSDGVAKDMDAATGEGDGGGDGQ, from the coding sequence ATGCAAGACGTATGGAATGGATTTGTAGAACATGTCGTCAATGCGCCGTGGGTAGACATTGGCGTGGCGATTGTGATCTTTTTCTTATTTTTGCTGTTTCGGAAGATTTTCACCCAATATATTTTTAAGCTGATCGTGAAGCTGTCGCGGAAGACGCCGACGGATGTGTTTACGCAGCTGCTGCTGTCGTTTGAACGGCCGTTTCACTGGCTGTGGGTCATCGTCGGGACGTATTTGGCGTTTACGTATTTGCCGTATCCGATTACGAATCATCCATTTGTCCAGCATACGTATGTGTCGTTTTTAATTGCCCTCGTCGGCTGGGGCTTGTACCGCTTTTCTTCACAAAACGCGACGTTTTTACAGCGTTTGGCGCAGAAGACGGATTTAGACGAAGACAGTATGCTCATTCCGTTCGTCTCGAAGGTGCTGCGCTTTATGGTCATCGCGCTCACGATCGTATCGATTATCGGGGAATGGGGCATTCAGATCGGTGCCTTTATCGCCGGGCTTGGTCTTGGTGGTCTTGCTTTTGCCCTAGCGGCGCAGGAGACGGTCGCGAACTTCTTCGGCGGGATCGTCATCATTACCGAGCGTCCGTTTAAAAAGGGTGACTGGATTCAGACGCCGACGGTCGAAGGAACGGTCGAGGACATTACGTTCCGCAGTACGAAGGTGAGGACGTTTGCGGATGCGCTTGAAGTCGTGCCGAATGCGACGATTTCGAAGGAGCCGATTACGAACTGGTCGGAAATGAGCATGCGCCGTGTGTTCTTTACGCTTGGCGTGAGACATCGGACGTCACGCGGTCAGCTCGAGCACTGTCTTGAGGACATCCGTCAGCTCTTACGCAGCCACGACGGCATCGTGTCGCATAACTTCCTCGTTTACTTTGATAAATTTACGGACAATAGCTATGAGCTGTACATTTACTATTTTACGAAAACGACGGTGTGGGCGGAATGGTTTGCGATTAAAGAAGAAGTGAACCTTGAATTGATGAGCATTTTAGAGAATGCTGGTGTGACGATTGCCGCGCCGATCCGTGTGTTGGAGCACAACGATGCGCCGCAGGCAGACGCTGAACAGGAACTTCATGAGCGGAAACCTTATAAAAATACGAATCCAATGCCTTCAGACGGTGTCGCAAAAGATATGGATGCGGCGACTGGGGAAGGCGATGGCGGTGGTGATGGGCAATAA
- a CDS encoding MFS transporter translates to MAQMETTISHASSAWTRNQKILIFSLTLLTFSLGTSEFVIVGLLPDMALSLGVSLAQAGALVSGFALAYALGTPFAIAVTSRFPRRIAMPVLIAIFILGNLLSALVSDYTFLMGTRIITALVSGVLVTLALSIGSEEAPPHKRGAAMAFIFAGFSFASVFGVPLGTFIGQLGGWPLAFWLNVVLGVIVLVLLLPQTTERPPVEQKPFFSQFALLKEPSLLVAFGIPVTAMAGTYVIYTYISPIFLEVTGIKEAYVGAVLLLYGLATIFSNLYSGRIADGRSFQALKVTFLLQALALALFYVTAPFLIVGLINLMVIGFFCYLFNGAVQLYLMQVAEKKLPHAKDLAASLLPVSANFGIAIGSAIGGLVATNIGLVHTTWVGAIFIFLSFLLTTLLLKVRI, encoded by the coding sequence ATGGCACAAATGGAAACGACGATCTCCCACGCGTCAAGTGCGTGGACACGGAATCAAAAAATATTGATCTTTTCACTGACGCTGCTCACATTCTCGCTCGGGACGAGTGAATTTGTCATCGTCGGTTTATTGCCTGATATGGCGCTCAGTCTTGGTGTCTCGTTGGCGCAGGCAGGGGCGCTCGTGTCTGGCTTTGCGCTCGCTTATGCGCTTGGTACGCCGTTTGCGATTGCGGTGACGAGCCGTTTCCCGAGGCGAATTGCGATGCCGGTGTTGATCGCTATCTTTATTCTCGGCAACTTGCTTAGTGCGCTCGTGTCGGATTATACGTTTTTAATGGGGACGCGCATCATTACCGCGCTCGTCAGCGGTGTGCTCGTGACGCTGGCGCTTAGTATCGGCAGTGAGGAAGCGCCGCCGCATAAACGGGGCGCAGCGATGGCGTTTATTTTTGCCGGCTTTTCGTTTGCGAGTGTGTTCGGTGTACCACTGGGGACGTTTATCGGACAGCTTGGCGGCTGGCCGCTCGCCTTCTGGCTGAACGTCGTGCTCGGTGTCATCGTACTCGTCTTGTTATTGCCGCAAACGACGGAACGCCCGCCGGTTGAGCAGAAGCCGTTTTTCTCCCAGTTTGCTTTATTAAAAGAGCCAAGTCTTTTAGTAGCGTTTGGTATTCCTGTCACTGCGATGGCCGGGACGTACGTCATCTATACGTACATCTCCCCGATTTTCCTTGAAGTGACTGGCATTAAGGAAGCGTACGTCGGTGCAGTGCTTCTTTTATACGGCTTGGCGACGATTTTCAGTAATTTGTATTCGGGACGGATTGCAGATGGGCGGTCATTTCAAGCGCTGAAAGTGACGTTTCTCTTGCAGGCGCTTGCGCTCGCGCTCTTTTATGTAACCGCGCCTTTTCTTATCGTTGGGCTCATTAACTTAATGGTGATTGGGTTCTTTTGTTACTTATTTAACGGGGCGGTTCAGCTGTATTTAATGCAGGTCGCGGAAAAAAAGTTGCCTCATGCGAAAGACTTGGCGGCGTCCTTGCTGCCGGTGTCCGCAAATTTCGGGATTGCGATCGGCTCGGCGATCGGTGGACTTGTCGCAACGAATATCGGGCTCGTTCATACGACGTGGGTCGGCGCGATCTTTATCTTCTTATCTTTTTTGCTGACGACGCTTTTATTAAAAGTGAGGATTTAA
- a CDS encoding glycerophosphodiester phosphodiesterase: protein MATIRAIAHRGFPALFPENTLAGFQAAVERGYQYVELDVHLTKDGVPVVTHDHTVDRTSTLTGKVKDLTLAELKRGDFGKGEPIPTLEEALVLLKGKAEVAIELKQMGEMYPRLEERTLAVIEATAMTDDVYVNSFDHYAVERVRRLHSTIRTGVNLFCISPAVFPFIRQLNAWSVAVHVQSLTAEFVETCRQEGVQPIVWPVDTVEAFQVIKPFPEVLATVNELDLFPSFLENAHT from the coding sequence GTGGCAACAATTCGTGCGATTGCGCATCGCGGGTTTCCGGCGTTGTTTCCAGAAAATACGCTTGCAGGATTTCAGGCAGCGGTAGAGCGGGGCTACCAGTACGTAGAGCTTGATGTCCATTTAACGAAGGACGGTGTGCCGGTGGTGACTCACGATCATACTGTTGACCGGACGTCGACGTTGACTGGCAAGGTGAAGGATTTGACGTTGGCTGAGCTGAAGCGTGGTGATTTCGGGAAGGGCGAGCCGATTCCGACATTGGAAGAAGCGCTCGTGTTGCTGAAAGGGAAGGCAGAGGTCGCGATTGAGTTGAAGCAAATGGGGGAGATGTACCCTCGGCTAGAGGAGCGGACGCTTGCTGTGATTGAGGCGACAGCGATGACGGATGACGTGTACGTCAATTCGTTCGACCATTATGCGGTGGAGCGGGTGCGCCGTTTGCATTCGACGATTCGGACAGGGGTGAATTTATTTTGCATTTCGCCGGCGGTCTTTCCCTTCATTCGCCAGCTTAACGCTTGGTCGGTCGCAGTTCACGTGCAGTCACTGACTGCCGAGTTTGTCGAAACGTGCCGGCAGGAGGGCGTACAGCCGATCGTGTGGCCGGTCGATACGGTGGAGGCGTTTCAAGTGATCAAGCCGTTTCCTGAAGTGCTGGCGACGGTGAACGAACTTGACCTTTTTCCGTCGTTTTTAGAGAATGCACATACATAA
- a CDS encoding universal stress protein, with translation MYKTMIVPIDGSESSFDALQEALKIAKESKNAPTLKIVHIKHHVPLINSMGGIPLNMDEVLEKESQHVMDKANDVLKNETVTYEVSSDFGDPASIICEKAETEHADLIVMGSRGLGPFREVVLGSVSSKVLQRSKVPVLIVK, from the coding sequence ATGTACAAAACAATGATCGTTCCAATCGACGGCTCTGAAAGCTCATTCGACGCGCTTCAGGAAGCCCTAAAAATCGCTAAAGAAAGCAAAAACGCACCTACACTGAAAATTGTCCACATCAAGCACCACGTCCCATTGATCAACAGCATGGGCGGCATCCCTCTCAATATGGATGAAGTGCTTGAAAAAGAAAGCCAGCACGTCATGGACAAAGCCAACGACGTACTAAAAAATGAAACGGTAACGTACGAAGTATCTTCCGATTTCGGTGATCCAGCATCAATCATTTGTGAAAAAGCAGAAACAGAACATGCTGACCTTATCGTGATGGGCAGCCGCGGCCTCGGTCCATTCCGCGAAGTCGTGCTCGGCAGCGTCAGCTCAAAAGTACTTCAGCGTTCAAAAGTACCTGTGTTGATCGTTAAATAA